TGgaaagctatttaaaaaaaaaaaaagatttttaatggAATCACCTCATGGGGATGAACAGGGTTACTATCATCAGCCATTGCTACCGTGTTCCAGTAGCACAATATGATATCTAATCCAGGTTTATTGTGTTAAAGCGCTAATTGAGCATCAGAAATCCCTTTTGCATTCATGTCAGCACACCTGAAAACGACTCCATTCTGAAATCGAGGCCATTCAAGAAAGCGGACGGAAAGCTGGAGAGTTCACACAACGTTGTGTATTATTTCAATGAACAGCACAGACTGGCTCTAAccaagagaggaagagaagacaGTGAAGCCATGATGTATAACTGAGCACGAGGACAAGAACATCAGAGGGCGATTGATTGCATTGAACCTCATTGCActtggtcacttcatgtgttgtctctgatcccatagctatctgttttgttaaaactgttccatttacatcgggccacataaatgtgtctcggcgaatcggatatcgatccgatctttctactcccgcccaaaatgctaatatatttgacctcatttccggggtaattgagacggaacacgctttggtgtatatacttaaatatacttttgtttcAATATGTTTCACAAAGCTTTTGTTGGATGCTTTCATCGCTCCAAAGAACAATAAGTGCCTGCGTGTCatccatgttatttgttttctgGCGTTATGCACGACTCAAAAGCCTTATCTAAGACTAGCCAATAAAAGGAAGAGACTAAAATGGACTTTGGGCAGAAGAAGACCAATGAATGAAGACAGATGAATCCACATGTTGTGGACAGGTGTGTGGTGTTTCGAACAGAACACGGAGGAGAGCTTTATGCCATCTGTCAAACATGCTGGAGGAAAGGCGATCTACTGAGTGCTTTAGTGGTGCTAAAGTAGGAGATTTCTACACGATAAAATGGATCTCAATCCGTGCCGGTTTCCCCTTACGACAGGACAATGACACAAAGCACAAAACTGTGCAGGAGATGTTTAGAGAAGAAGCAGTCAGCTGGTGTTGTCTGTAATGGACTGGCCTGCACAAACACCAGCTCTCAACCCTGCTGAGCTGTTGTGAGAGCAGCTTGACTGAATGGTCATAATTAATGAAGTGTCGGTTTAATCGAACTTGTTGGAGGTGCCACAGGAAGCATGGGGTCAACATTTTCAAGGATCGCCTCGACAGATTGACAACCATATCGCCGAAGGCTGGAATTGCTGCCTTTGTATAAACCTTGTCAAaatctttactttattttctgaGCTTTTATCGGAAATGCAGATTCATATTTTTCGctgttggatttaatcctcTACATCTGCATGTCATTGGGATTCAGGCCTTAGTGTGgtctctttctctttacagAACTTTTACCTGATCGACTATCACCTGGCTATCTTTATCACCGTGATGCTGGCTAGGAGATTAGTGTGGACCCTCGTCTCAGAGGTACCGCCTTCATCTGCCTTTACAGCCTAATACAGCCTCTGTGTTTCTGCCTCTAATGTGTGAATGCATATGTAGATAACATTAGATAGAATAATATAGGACAATTTAAAACCGAAGTGAAATAACATTTTGCTGCTTTACTCTGAAGGTGTGTTGAGGGAAATTTCCCTGGAGGGATTTTCCACACCAACTgcaaacattgtgtgtgtgtgtgtgtgtgtgtgagtgagagggatGTAAGTAAAAGTTTTTTAGAACACATAATGCATCCTAAATGAAGGGGAATACCAATATTAATAGTACACAGAGTATTTCCGGGTTTATTTACTGCTCGGTTGCCAGAGATCAGCAAAATTCCCACCACAGATACATTTCAAAAACCACAATAAGACTTGATGTGTGTTATAAGAAAAAGGAAGACACTTTTATCTGTaactcctgtgtgtttatatgcagAACCTTCTTCAGGTTTATTAGTAAAGTACCAATAGGTGTTCGTAACTCGTACTCAATAACTCGTACTCAGTTCCCCTCTTAGAAGATTCCCAAGTTTTATAGTAGATCCTACTAATGTATATCTGCTAAAATATAATCTTGGAATGTTCTTTAAGTGTTTACCCAATGGTGATCTGTTTAGAGCTGTAATtccatccgtgtgtgtgtgtgtgtgtgtgtgcgtgtgtgtgtgtgatctttttTGCCTGCTTGTCCATGCCAGGCCTCCCAGACGAACCCCTCTTCATTCGTGCAGTACGTGATGCTGATCGTTGCTCGACTCAGTCTTCTCACTCTGTGTGGCTGGATTCTCTGCTGGACCCTCGTCAACCTCTTTAAGACTTACTCGGTGCTTAACCTGCTCTTCTTGGGCTACCCGTAAGCTTATACAAATTCTTTTTTGCCCCATTATGTTCGAAACACTCCGGCTTACCGTGACACTGCGCTTTTTTCAGTTTcaaatgtggccgcagtgtgaacaaccaagtCAGATTTGATGTGACTTTTatgtcaatctacatcgacattcgtcacaattatgcgctggcgagtacgcacacaaacatgacTATGCCTTAGAAAATGGAGAACAGTGATGGAGCAAGTCagtggagggagagtgaggtgtTAGACCTAATTAGTATATGGGGAGATACTTCAATTCAGGCGAAACTATTAAAAAGCGGAAAcgcttacttcctccataacctcgccaactttttagcgcaacagCGTGcggcgtgtgacgtcattgttattgttcgtttgcgcatgcgggtcagttcgaaacagcaaacagttcacaatggtatctgatataggccacattttaaaaggtaatgtgaacagccaaacaaataaaatcagatctgagcaaaatatccgaatagAGCATTAAGATTtacagtgtgaacgtggccttagatACTGACCGATCCCAAGCGTCGCTGCTGTTAAGCTTAATGTGGATGCagggggtgccaatattttattGCATTCTTTCAGGTTCTGTAAAAATCTGAGTTTAGGAGTCGGTTGTTTTGTTTCGCCTGGGTTTGTATTTACTTTAACAGAGCCGGAGCCACTGTATGTGCACCCAGGTTTAATCAGCCTTCTCTCATGAGCAGAATGTCTGATCTTAATCCATCTGATGCTCCTCGTTACGGTGTCAGGCCACAACTAGACACgtttaacatttgtttttctttaaaacttTGCCATTCAAATTCGCCTCACGAACGACTTGCCTGAAAAAAAATGTGCCGCGTTCGTTTCCCCTCAGGTTCGGTGTATATGTGCCGCTGTGCTGCTTCCACCAGGAGGGCCGAACTCAGCCAGCGCAGACAGACTGCTCGTTTACAGAGCACGACGCCACAGACGTCTCTCTGCAGCGCCCCAAGGACTTCCTGGCGCTCGTGCGCGAGAACCTGCGAGAGCAATTCTTCAGCCCCACCCATGTTCCCACCCACACGTGCCCGCCCTCTCCTGAGCTCATACGCAGTGAGGTGGAGGAGCTCAAGGGCGACTTTAATCGTCGCATCAAAGAGGTGCTCTTCAATTCGCTCTTCAGTGCCTACTACGTGGCCTTCTTACCGCTCTGCTTCGTCCAGGTGAGTACGATGGTTCTCCAGATAGATTAGAGGCAGCTTCATGTAATCAGCTGTGAGttttaaatggtgtgtgtgtgtgtgtgtgtgtgtgtttctcctcaGAAAACACAGTACTACGACATGCGCTGGTCATGTGAGCACCTGATCATGGTGTGGATCAATGCATTCGTTATGCTGATGAGTCAGCTGCTTCCTCCCAGCTACTGCGACCTGCTGCATCGCTCGGCCGCACATCTGGGCCGCTGGCAGCGACTCGAGCACGGCTCCTACAGCAACGCGCCACAACACACGTGAGTGTGAATGATAGGAACAATAATTGTTCAGAGCATGTGTGTctgcaggagaaagctgtgtgtgtgtgtgtgtgtgtgtgtgtgtgcaggagaaagctgtgtgtgtgtgtgcaggagaaagctgtgtgtgtgtgtgcaggagaaagctgtgtgtgtgtgtgcaggagaaagctgtgtgtgtgtgtgtgcaggagaaagctgtgtgtgtgtgcaggagaaagctgtgtgtgtgtgtgtgcaggagaaagctgtgtgtgtgtgtgtgcaggagaaagcgctgtgtgtgtgtgcaggagaaagctctgtgtgtgtgtgtgtgtgtgtgtgtgtgtgtgtgtgtgtgtgtgtgtgtgtgtgtgtgtgtgtgcaggagaaagttctgtgtgtgtgggcaggagaaagctctgtgtgtgtgtgcaggagaaagctgtgtgtgtgtgtgtgtgtgtgtgcaggagaaagctgtgtgtgtgtgtgtgtgtgtgtgtgtgcaggagaaagctctgtgtgtgtgtgtgcaggagaaagctctgtgtgtgtgtgtgcaggagaaagctctgtgtgtgtgtgtgcaggagaaagctctgtgtgtgtgtgtgcaggagaaagctctgtgtgtgtgtgtgcaggagaaagctctgtgtgtgcgtgtgagtgtgtgtgtgtgtgcaggagaaagctctgtgtgtgtgtgtgtgcaggagaaagctgtgtgtgtgtgtgtgcaggagaaagctgtgtgtgtgtgtgtgtgcaggagaaagctgtgtgtgtgtgtgtgtgtgtgtgcaggagaaagctgtgtgtgtgtgtgtgtgtgtgtgtgtgcaggagaaagctgtgtgtgtgtgtgtgcaggagaaagcagtgtgtgtgtgtgtgtgtgtgtgtgtgtgtgcaggagaaagctgtgtgtgtgtgtgtgtgtgtgcaggagaaagctgtgtgtgtgcaggagaaagcagtgtgtgtgcaggagaaagcagtgtgtgtgcaggagaaagcagtgtgtgtgcaggagaaagcagtgtgtgtgcgtgcaggagaaagcagtgtgtgtgtgtgtgtgtgcaggagaaagcagtgtgtgtgtgtgcaggagaaagctgtgtgtgtgtgtgtgcaggagaaagctgtgtgtgtgtgcaggagaaagctgtgtgtgtgtgtgtgcgcaggagaaagctgtgtgtgtgtgtgtgcaggagaaagcgctgtgtgtgtgcaggagaaagctctgtgtgtgtgtgtgtgtgtgtgtgtgtgtgtgtgtgtgtgtgtgtgtgtgtgtgtgtgtgtgtgtgtgtgtgtgtgtgtgtgtgtgcaggagaaagttctgtgtgtgtgggcaggagaaagctctgtgtgtgtgtgcaggagaaagctgtgtgtgtgtgtgtgtgtgtgtgtgtgtgtgtgtgtgtgtgtgtgtgtgtgtgtgtgtgtgtgtgtgtgtgtgcaggagaaagctctgtgtgtgtgtgtgcaggagaaagctctgtgtgtgtgtgtgcaggagaaagctctgtgtgtgtgtgtgcaggagaaagctctgtgtgtgtgtgtgtgcaggagaaagctctgtgtgtgagtgtgagtgtgtgtgtgtgtgcaggagaaagctctgtgtgtgtgtgtgtgtgcaggagaaagctgtgtgtgtgtgtgtgcaggagaaagctgtgtgtgtgtgtgtgtgcaggagaaagctgtgtgtgtgtgtgtgtgtgtgtgtgcaggagaaagctgtgtgtgtgtgtgtgtgtgtgtgtgcaggagaaagctgtgtgtgtgtgtgtgcaggagaaagcagtgtgtgtgtgtgtgtgtgtgtgtgtgtgtgtgcaggagaaagctgtgtgtgtgtgtgtgtgtgtgtgcaggagaaagcagtgtgtgtgcaggagaaagcagtgtgtgtgcaggagaaagcagtgtgtgtgcaggagaaagcagtgtgtgtgcaggagaaagcagtgtgtgtgcaggagaaagcagtgtgtgtgcaggagaaagcagtgtgtgtgtgtgcaggagaaagcagtgtgtgtgagtgcaggagaaagcagtgtgtgtgcgtgcaggagaaagcagtgtgtgtgtgtgtgtgtgcaggagaaagcagtgtgtgtgtgtgcaggagaaagcagtgtgtgtgtgtgcaggagaaagcagtgtgtgtgtgcaggagaaagcagtgtgtgtgtgtgtgtgcaggagaaagcagtgtgtgtgtgtgtgtgcaggagaaagcagtgtgtgtgtgtgtgtgtgtgcaggagaaagcagtgtgtgtgtgtgtgtgcaggagaaagcagtgtgtgtgtgtgtgtgcgcaggagaaagcagtgtgtgtgtgtgtgtgcaggagaaagcagtgtgtgtgtgtgtgtgcaggagaaagcagtgtgtgtgtgtgtgtgcaggagaaagcagtgtgtgtgtgtgtgtgtgcaggagaaagcagtgtgtgtgtgtgtgtgtgcaggagaaagcagtgtgtgtgtgtgtgtgtgtgcaggagaaagcagtgtgtgtgtgtgtgtgtgtgtgcaggagaaagcagtgtgtgtgtgtgtgtgtgtgcaggagaaagcagtgtgtgtgtgtgtgcaggagaaagcagtgtgtgtgtgtgcaggagaaagcagtgtgtgtgtgtgcaggagaaagcagtgtgtgtgtgtgtgtgtgcaggagaaagcagtgtgtgtgtgtgtgtgtgcaggagaaagcagtgtgtgtgtgtgtgtgtgtgcaggagaaagcagtgtgtgtgtgtgtgtgtgcaggagaaagcagtgtgtgtgtgtgtgcaggagaaagcagtgtgtgtgtgtgcaggagaaagcagtgtgtgtgtgtgtgcaggagaaagcagtgtgtgtgtgtgtgtgtgtgcaggagaaagcagtgtgtgtgtgtgtgtgtgtgtgcaggagaaagcagtgtgtgtgtgtgtgtgtgtgtgcaggagaaagcagtgtgtgtttgtgtgtgtgcaggagaaagcagtgtgtgtttgtgtgtgtgcaggagaaagcagtgtgtgtgtgtgcaggagaaagcagtgtgtgtgtgtgtgtgcaggagaaagcagtgtgtgtgtgtgtgtgtgtgtgcaggagaaagcagtgtgtgtgtgtgtgtgtgtgtgcaggagaaagcagtgtgtgtgtgtgtgtgtgtgtgcaggagaaagcagtgtgtgtgtgtgtgtgtgtgtgcaggagaaagcagtgtgtgtgtgtgtgtgtgtgcaggagaaagcagtgtgtgtgtgtgtgtgtgcaggagaacgcagtctgtgtgtgtgtgtgtgcaggagaaagcagtgtgtgtgtgtgtgtgtgcaggagaaagcagtgtgtgtgtgtgtgtgtgcaggagaaagcagtgtgtgtgtgtgtgtgcaggagaaagcagtgtgtgtgtgtgtgtgtgcaggagaacgcagtgtgtgtgtgtgtgtgtgcaggagaaagcagtgtgtgtgtgtgtgcaggagaaagcagtgtgtgtgtgtgtgtgcaggagaaagcagtgtgtgtgtgtgtgcaggagaaagctgtgtgtgtgtgtgtgtgtgcgtgcaggagaaagctgtgtgtgtgtgtgtgtgcgtgcaggagaaagctgtgtgtgtgtgtgtgcgcgtgcaggagaaagctgtgtgtgtgtgtgtgcgcgtgcaggagaaagctgtgtgtgtgtgtgtgcgcgtgcaggagaaagctgtgtgtgtgtgtgtgcgcgtgcaggagaaagctgtgtgtgtgcgtgcaggagaaagctgtgtgtgtgtgtgtgcgtgcaggagaaagctgtgtgtgtgtgtgtgtgtgcgtgcaggagaaagcagtgtgtgtgtgcaggagaaagcagtgtgtgtgtgcaggagaaagcagtgtgtgtgtgtgtgtgtgtgtgtgcaggagaaagcagtatgtgtgtgtgtgtgcgcaggagaaagcagtgtgtgtgtgtgcgcaggagaaagcagtgtgtgtgtgtgcgcaggagaaagcagtgtgtgtgtgtgcgcaggagaaagcagtgtgtgtttgtgtgtgtgcaggagaaagcagtgtgtgtttgtgtgtgtgcaggagaaagcagtgtgtgtttgtgtgtgtgcaggagaaagcagtgtgtgtgtgtgtgcaggagaaagcagtgtgtgtgtgtgtgcaggagaaagcagtgtgtgtgtgtgtgcaggagaaagcagtgtgtgtgtgtgtgcaggagaaagcagtgtgtgtgtgtgtgtgcaggagaaagcagtgtgtgtgtgcaggagaaagcagtgtgtgtgtgtgtgtgtgcaggagaaagcagtgtgtgtgtgtgtgtgcaggagaaagcagtgtgtgtgtgtgtgcaggagaaagcagtgtgtgtgtgtgtgtgtgcaggagaacgcagtgtgtgtgtgtgtgtgtgtgcaggagaaagcagtgtgtgtgtgtgtgtgtgcaggagaaagcagtgtgtgtgtgtgtgcaggagaaagcagtgtgtgtgtgtgtgtgtgcaggagaaagcagtgtgtgtgtgtgtgcaggagaaagctgtgtgtgtgtgtgtgtgtgtgtgtgcgtgcgtgcaggagaaagctgtgtgtgtgtgtgtgtgtgtgtgcgtgcaggagaaagcagtgtgtgtgtgtgtgcgtgcaggagaaagctgtgtgtgtgtgtgtgcgcgtgcaggagaaagctgtgtgtgtgtgtgtgcgcgtgcaggagaaagctgtgtgtgtgtgtgtgcgtgcaggagaaagctgtgtgtgtgtgtgtgcgtgcaggagaaagctgtgtgtgtgtgtgtgcgtgcaggagaaagctgtgtgtgtgtgtgtgcgtgcaggagaaagctgtgtgtgtgtgtgtgcgtgcaggagaaagctgtgtgtgtgtgtgcgtgcaggagaaagctgtgtgtgtgtgtgtgcgtgcaggagaaagctgtgtgtgtgtgtgtgcgtgcaggagaaagctgtgtgtgtgtgcgtgcaggagaaagctgtgtgtgtgtgtgtgtgtgcaggagaaagcagtgtgtgtgtgtgtgtgtgtgtgtgtgcaggagaaagcagtgtgtgtgtgtgtgcaggagaaagcagtgtgtgtgtttgtgcaggagaaagcagtgtgtgtgtgtgtgcaggagaaagcagtgtgtgtgtgtgcgcaggagaaagcagtgtgtgtgtgtgcaggagaaagctctgtgtgtgtgtgtgtgtgtgtgtgtgtgtgtgtgtgtgtgtgtgtgtgtgtgtgtgtgtgtgtgtgtgcaggataaagctgtgtgtgtgtgtgtgcagggaaagctgtgtgtgtgtgtgcaggagaaagctgtgtgtgtgtgtgtgtgtgtgcaggagaaagcagtgtgtgtgtgtgtgtgtgtgtgtgtgcaggagaaagctgtgtgtgtgtgtgcaggagaaagctgtgtgtgtgtgtgcaggagaaagctgtgtgtgtgtgtgcaggagaaagcagtgtgtgtgtgtgtgtgcaggagaaagctctttgtgtgtgtgtgtgtgtgtgtgtgcaggagaaagctgtgtgtgtgtgtgtgcaggagaaagcagtgtgtgtgtgtgcgcaggagaaagctgtgtgtgtgtgtgcaggagaaagctgtgtgtgtgtgtgtgtgcaggagaaagctgtgtgtgtgtgtgtgcaggagaaagctgtgtgtgtgtgtgcaggagaaagctgtgtgtgtgtgtgtgtgtgtgtgtgcaggagaaagctgtgtgtgtgtgtgtgtgtgtgcaggagaaagctgtgtgtgtgtgtgtgtgtgtgcaggagaaagcagtgtgtgtgtgtgtgtgtgtgcaggagaaagcagtgtgtgtgtgtgtgtgcaggagaaagcagtgtgtgtgtgtgtgaggaggagaaatcagtgtgtgtgtgtgtgtgcatgagaaatcagtgtgtgtgtgtgtgcattagaaaggagtgtgtgtgtgtgtgtgcaggagaaagcagtgtgtgtgtgtgtgtgcaggagaaagcagtgtgtgtgtgtgtgcaggagaaagcagtgtgtgtgtgtgtgcaggagaaagcagtgtgtgtgtgtgtgcaggagaaagcagtgtgtgtgtgtgtgcaggagaaagcagtgtgtgtgtgtgcaggagaaagcagtgt
This genomic window from Tachysurus fulvidraco isolate hzauxx_2018 chromosome 18, HZAU_PFXX_2.0, whole genome shotgun sequence contains:
- the tmem39a gene encoding transmembrane protein 39A, coding for MPGGRRGPSRQQLSRSALPSLQTLVGGGLSNGTGHRSRSSNSSGLSAPPLTTLITPEPVRHCRIPELPLDSSLLFEFLLFLYLLVALFVQYINIYRTVWWYPHIHPAASTSLNFYLIDYHLAIFITVMLARRLVWTLVSEASQTNPSSFVQYVMLIVARLSLLTLCGWILCWTLVNLFKTYSVLNLLFLGYPFGVYVPLCCFHQEGRTQPAQTDCSFTEHDATDVSLQRPKDFLALVRENLREQFFSPTHVPTHTCPPSPELIRSEVEELKGDFNRRIKEVLFNSLFSAYYVAFLPLCFVQKTQYYDMRWSCEHLIMVWINAFVMLMSQLLPPSYCDLLHRSAAHLGRWQRLEHGSYSNAPQHTWSENTIWPQGVLVRHSRCLYKAVGPYNVALPSDVSHARFYFLFHKPLRILNLLIGIESSVVLYQLYSLLRSERWNHTLSLGLILFCNYYVLFKLLRDRIVLGKAYSYPLNSNSLGLKSQ